AAGCTGGCTGACCGAAGCGCCGCTGCGCATGCTGATGAACAACCTCGACCCGCAAGTGGCCGAGAACCCGAAAGAGCTGGTGGTGTACGGCGGTATCGGCCGTGCTGCACGTAATTGGGAGTGCTACGACCAGATCGTCGAGAGCCTCACCCACCTGAACGACGACGAAACCCTGCTGGTGCAATCCGGCAAACCGGTCGGCGTGTTCAAGACCCACAGCAACGCGCCGCGTGTACTCATCGCCAACTCCAACCTGGTGCCGCACTGGGCCAGTTGGGAACACTTCAACGAACTGGATGCCAAGGGCCTGGCCATGTACGGCCAGATGACCGCCGGCAGCTGGATCTACATCGGCAGCCAGGGCATCGTCCAAGGCACCTACGAAACCTTCGTCGAGGCCGGTCGCCAGCATTACAACAGCGACCTGACCGGCCGTTGGGTACTCACCGCCGGCCTCGGTGGCATGGGTGGCGCACAGCCGCTGGCGGCCACACTCGCTGGTGCCTGCTCGCTGAACATCGAGTGCCAGCAGGTCAGCATCGATTTCCGCCTGGCCAGCCGTTATGTCGACGAGCAAGCCACCGACCTCGACGACGCCCTGGCCCGCATCGCCAAATACACCCAGCAAGGCAAGGCTATCTCCATTGCCCTGCTGGGTAACGCTGCAGAGATCCTGCCGGAACTGGTCAAGCGCGGCGTGCGCCCGGACATGGTCACCGACCAGACCAGCGCCCACGACCCACTCAACGGCTACCTGCCGGCCGGCTGGACCTGGGACGAATACCGCGCCCGCGCCAAGACCGAACCGGCTGCCGTGATCAAGGCTGCCAAGCAGTCGATGGCCGTGCACGTCCAAGCCATGCTGGACTTCCAGAAGCAGGGCATCCCGACCTTCGACTACGGCAACAACATCCGTCAGATGGCCCAGGAAGAGGGCGTGGAAAACGCCTTTGATTTCCCGGGTTTCGTGCCGGCGTACATCCGCCCACTGTTCTGCCGTGGCATCGGCCCGTTCCGCTGGGCGGCGCTGTCGGGCGACCCGCAAGACATCTACAAGACCGACGCCAAAGTCAAAGAGCTGATCCCGGACGACGCCCACCTGCACAACTGGTTGGACATGGCCCGCGAACGCATCAGCTTCCAGGGCCTGCCGGCGCGTATCTGCTGGGTCGGCCTGGGCCAGCGCGCCAAGCTCGGCCTGGCCTTCAACGAGATGGTGCGCAGCGGTGAGCTGTCGGCGCCGGTGGTGATTGGCCGTGACCACCTCGACTCCGGCTCGGTGGCAAGCCCGAACCGCGAAACCGAAGCCATGCAGGACGGTTCCGACGCCGTGTCCGACTGGCCGCTGCTCAACGCCTTGCTCAACACCGCCAGCGGCGCGACCTGGGTCTCGCTGCACCACGGCGGCGGCGTCGGCATGGGCTTCTCGCAACACTCCGGCATGGTCATCGTCTGCGACGGCACCGACGAGGCCGCCGAGCGGATCGCCCGCGTGCTGCACAACGACCCGGCGACCGGGGTGATGCGTCATGCCGATGCCGGTTACCAGATCGCTATCGACTGCGCCAAAGAGCAGGGCCTGAACCTGCCGATGGTCAAGTAACGGCTCCCACAGAAGAGCAAGATGCATACAAAACAATCCATCAGAGGTTGAACCTACATGGCTTCAAACGACACCACCCCGTTGATCGAGAAACGTTCGATCGACTACATCCCGGAAGCGGAAAGACACGGTCGTCTCTTGAGCCAGTTCACCCTGTGGCTGGGTGCCAACCTGCAGATCACCGCCATCGTCACCGGGGCCTTGGCCGTGGTGCTGGGCGGTGATGTGTTCTGGTCGTTGATCGGTCTGTTGATCGGGCAACTGATCGGTGGCGGCGTCATGGCGTTGCACGCGGCGCAAGGGCCCAAGCTTGGCCTGCCGCAGATGATCTCCAGCCGCGTGCAGTTCGGCGTGTATGGCGCGGCGATTCCAATCGTGCTGGTCTGTTTGATGTACCTCGGTTTCACGGCCACCGGTACGGTGCTTTCCGGCCAGGCGCT
The genomic region above belongs to Pseudomonas sp. S35 and contains:
- the hutU gene encoding urocanate hydratase translates to MTKPTKYRDVEIRAARGNTLTAKSWLTEAPLRMLMNNLDPQVAENPKELVVYGGIGRAARNWECYDQIVESLTHLNDDETLLVQSGKPVGVFKTHSNAPRVLIANSNLVPHWASWEHFNELDAKGLAMYGQMTAGSWIYIGSQGIVQGTYETFVEAGRQHYNSDLTGRWVLTAGLGGMGGAQPLAATLAGACSLNIECQQVSIDFRLASRYVDEQATDLDDALARIAKYTQQGKAISIALLGNAAEILPELVKRGVRPDMVTDQTSAHDPLNGYLPAGWTWDEYRARAKTEPAAVIKAAKQSMAVHVQAMLDFQKQGIPTFDYGNNIRQMAQEEGVENAFDFPGFVPAYIRPLFCRGIGPFRWAALSGDPQDIYKTDAKVKELIPDDAHLHNWLDMARERISFQGLPARICWVGLGQRAKLGLAFNEMVRSGELSAPVVIGRDHLDSGSVASPNRETEAMQDGSDAVSDWPLLNALLNTASGATWVSLHHGGGVGMGFSQHSGMVIVCDGTDEAAERIARVLHNDPATGVMRHADAGYQIAIDCAKEQGLNLPMVK